From Miscanthus floridulus cultivar M001 chromosome 15, ASM1932011v1, whole genome shotgun sequence, the proteins below share one genomic window:
- the LOC136507794 gene encoding ATPase family AAA domain-containing protein At1g05910-like, which produces MAGVLAGQGAELSRARMTYGGDELDGRWAGLNDEAGRGNQVDHPSYDDRLRYFSILFESLLSFQTEESRNKSKKQKSAIDLPKAPKEVEGPKVSELKAKAEAEQDAVRRMRMCLRDICNRILYNKRFNVFHFPVSEEEVPDYRSIIHKPMDMATVLQRVDSGQYLTRAAFMKDIDLIVSNEKTYNGDDYNGSRIVSRACELRDVVQGMLSQMDPSLVSFCDKIASQGGPQQVVDDEDNSILQAAPVAQLVSGTRLSARLRNVQPEVNVSQSYEVLKRQKKSAENEHSMTKDVVARDGKSPEDVDVVARDVDYLGTAQEAGRRSLCRRRAGEGAGCRDAGGAAAGAYVVGARGRAPGAGETSPGGGPPVREACQALGGSGADAGGLSQSRRWRAWLACGGGVTGRPAGQTLPGGGGFGPTWPAGGESNCGRARRALARRAGH; this is translated from the exons atggcgggcgtgctggccggccagggggccgagctgagccgcgcgaggatgacgtacggcggagacgagctcgacggccgctGGGCGGGGCTCAACGatgaggccgggcgggg gaatcaagtggatcatccaagTTATGACGATAGATTGAGATACTTCAGTATATTGTTCGAGTCATTGCTCTCTTTCCAAACGGAGGAATCAAGAAACAAGTCAAAGAAACAGAAGTCTGCTATTGATCTTCCCAAAGCCCCGAAAGAAGTGGAGGGCCCTAAGGTTTCTGAGCTAAAGGCTAAGGCAGAAGCTGAGCAGGATGCTGTTCGTCGAATGAGGATGTGTCTCCGAGATATCTGTAACCG CATTTTGTACAACAAAAGGTTCAATGTATTTCACTTCCCGGTATCAGAAGAGGAGGTGCCTGACTATCGATCAATAATCCACAAGCCCATGGATATGGCTACTGTCTTGCAGCGGGTGGACTCTGGACAGTACCTTACCAGGGCAGCATTTATGAAGGATATTGATCTCATTGTCTCAAATGAAAAG ACTTACAATGGGGATGACTACAATGGATCTAGGATCGTCAGTAGAGCATGTGAACTCAGAGATGTG GTCCAAGGTATGTTGTCACAGATGGACCCATCTTTGGTGTCCTTTTGTGATAAAATTGCTTCACAGGGGGGCCCACAGCAAGTTGTGGATGATGAAGATAACTCTATTCTTCAAGCAGCGCCTGTTGCTCAGCTGGTTTCTGGTACTAGATTAAGTGCAAGGCTTCGCAATGTACAACCAGAAGTAAATGTGTCACAAAGTTATGAAGTGCTAAAGCGGCAAAAGAAaagtgctgaaaatgagcaca GCATGACCAAAGATGTGGTAGCTAGAGATGGAAAGTCTCCGGAAGATGTAGATGTGGTAGCTAGAGATGTAGATTACCTAGGTACTGCGCAGGAGGCCGGGCGCCGGAGCCTGtgtcgtcggcgcgcgggggagggTGCCGGGTGCAGGGACGCCGGGGGGGCAGCCGCGGGAGCCTacgtcgtcggcgcgcggggacGGGCGCCGGGTGCGGGCGAGACGAGTCCAGGCGGCGGGCCGCCCGTCCGGGAAGCGTGCCAGGCCTTGGGCGGGTCGGGTGCAGACGCAGGGGGGCTGTCGCAGTCGCGGCGTTGGCGGGCGTGGTTGGCGTGCGGGGGCGGTGTGACGGGGCGGCCGGCGGGCCAAACTTTGCCTGGTGGAGGCGGCTTCGGGCCCACGTGGCCGGCGGGGGGCGAGAGCAACTGCGGGCGAGCGCGCCGTGCGCTAGCACGGCGGGCGGGCCACTGA